In one Oncorhynchus masou masou isolate Uvic2021 chromosome 23, UVic_Omas_1.1, whole genome shotgun sequence genomic region, the following are encoded:
- the LOC135510246 gene encoding zinc finger protein 436-like isoform X3 translates to MSKLQMLCVFLNERLSAAAVDIFGAVEKTVGEYQEENDRLRRLLRRTPEIQLSRIEPLQLSVSEEEVPPEQQHCEQEWRPSLGQKDPETIQIKEEQEEVRTSQEEEQLQGVEPDIIEFIFTPPCVKSECDLENPCQEAVLAEHPTLSPLKVSKLQSFQEFLNQRLTAFAAVEISGAFAKAVSEYQEENDRLRRLLRITPEIQLCRIDSLQLSEEEVSPEQQHCEQEWSPSLGQEDPEPTQIKEELGTNQEEEQLQGLFDTKDSIFTPSCVKSECDQEDPLQSLTLPQTQTVENRERVSKPVDLKPVSKHMRIHAGEKPFICGDCGKSFIRKAHLTRHKLTHTGEKPFTCGDCGKSFRLKGNLTTHKLTHTREKSFTCGDCGKSFRLKGNLTTHKLTHTGEKPFSCGDCGKSFNRKVSLTEHKLTHTGEKPFSCGDCGKSFIRKVHLTEHQLTHTGEKPFTCDDCGKRFIQKRDLRRHILIHTGEKPFTCGDCGKSFNRKGHLTMHKLTHTGEKPFTCGDCGKSFNRKGHLTMHKLTHTGEKPFTCGDCGKSFIQRRDLRRHILIHTGEKLFSCVD, encoded by the exons ATGTCTAAACTACAgatgttgtgtgtgtttttaaatgaGCGTTTATCGGCGGCTGCTGTGGATATTTTCGGGGCAGTTGAGAAAACGGTAGGAGAATACCAGGAGGAGAATGATCGGCTACGGAGACTGCTGCGGAGGACACCAGAGATACAACTATCTAGAATAG aacccctgcagctctctgtctctgaagaGGAGGTTCCCCCTGAGCAGCAGCACTGTGAGCAGGAGTGGAGGCCCAGTCTGGGACAGAAGGACCCAGAGACCATACAGAttaaagaggaacaggaggaagtcaggaccagtcaggaggaagagcagcttcaaGGGGTGGAGCCTGATATCATAGAGTTCATATTTACTCCTCCTTGTGTGAAAAGTGAATGTGATCTGGAGAACCCATGTCAAGAAGCCGTACTAGCTGAACACCCGACTCTCAGTCCACTGAAAGTGTCTAAACTACAGTCGTTTCAAGAGTTTTTAAATCAGCGTTTAACGGCGTTTGCTGCTGTGGAGATTTCCGGGGCATTTGCGAAAGCAGTATCAGAGTACCAGGAGGAGAATGATCGGCTTCGGAGACTGCTGCGGATCACACCAGAGATACAGCTATGTAGAATAG aCTCCCTGCAGCTCTCTGAAGAGGAGGTTTCCCCTGAGCAGCAGCACTGTGAGCAGGAGTGGAGCCCCAGTCTGGGGCAGGAGGACCCGGAGCCCACACAGATTAAAGAGGAACTCGGGACCAatcaggaggaagagcagcttcaaGGGCTCTTTGATACCAAAGACTCCATATTCACTCCTTCCTGTGTGAAAAGTgaatgtgatcaggaggacccaCTTCAGTCCTTGACTCTTCCCCAAACCCAGActgtggagaacagagagagagtctctAAACCAGTGGATCTCAAGCCTGTGTCCAAGCACATGAGGATTCACgcaggagagaaaccatttatctgtggtgactgtgggaagagctttATTCGCAAGGCGCACCTAACCAGGCATAAactgactcacacaggagagaagccattcacctgtggtgactgtgggaaaagctttCGTCTCAAAGGGAACCTAACCACTCATAAACTGACTCACACCAGAGAGAAATCATTCAcctgtggtgactgtgggaaaagctttCGTCTCAAAGGGAACCTAACCACTCATAAactgactcacacaggagagaaaccatttagctgtggtgactgtgggaaaagcttcaATCGTAAGGTGAGCCTAACTGAACATAAactgactcacacaggagagaaaccatttagctgtggtgactgtgggaaaagcttcaTTCGGAAGGTGCATCTAACTGAACATCAactgactcacacaggagagaaaccattcaCCTGTGATGACTGTGGGAAAAGATTTATTCAGAAGAGGGACCTGAGGAGACATATActgattcacacaggagagaaaccattcaCCTGTGGTGACTGCGGGAAAAGCTTCAATCGAAAGGGGCACCTAACCATGCATAAactgactcacacaggagagaaaccattcacctgtggtgactgtgggaaaagcttcaATCGAAAGGGGCACCTAACCATGCATAAactgactcacacaggagagaaaccattcacctgtggtgactgtgggaagagctttATTCAGAGGAGGGACCTAAGGAGGCATATActgattcacacaggagagaaactaTTTAGCTGTGTTGACTGA